One Cyanobium sp. Tous-M-B4 DNA segment encodes these proteins:
- a CDS encoding PhoX family phosphatase: MNRSALKRRQLLELLGIGAGSSAAAMLLPQLEVRSSSTAAGNAALPFVPVRAPLPLPADGLSAAEQRRIHRTFNVDDKLLVPEGYRAELLAVWGDPLATGRFGFNNDYLAFQPLPSGRALLSINFEYISPQTWSAGFSEAVGTPLPLEPLQQALASRGGSIDVASLATSDPLRPLIEAVARAAMADLGIGVLELEQGSSGWRRLGGSRYERRIDGLSGLSQQEQSLRCSGPAAAVFRHSQPLGYRDGLGERIIGTFANCAGGTTPWGTVLSAEENFQSQVPEAVYADGSAVFPEARPFRWDGARLDGLGNPFGLAGNKYGWMVEFDPREPSKPAVKHSLLGRFRHEAVAVVTRPGEPLVLYSGCDRHGGHFYRFVSEGLVQDPLDRTNSRLFAAGRLEVARFNAEGSGTWIALEAATAVQPQSPSHYERFGWQQPTVLPHSDRQRSGSEALNSDAELQSYRSRYKNLGDLYPLSGDDVQAQLRQQGAILIDAHLAANAAGATACPRPEDTDIDPINGDLLIAFTAAGRDDGGCSDPAVFRGPKGESLWPHGWVMRLSDGGASRGASFRWRMVAAGGLPWEGGLGFSHPDNLAFDPSGNLWLVTDRSGGADLDVFGNNSCWLLPRAGAMAGQALCFAIGPVGCELCGPCFDSEARTLFLAVQHPGEGQGVRQGKEVEAQAHSLVDRNGQRFEQLRWVPLGSNWPSGVPARPPRPGVVAIRRLDSRALLS, translated from the coding sequence ATGAATCGCTCCGCGCTCAAACGCCGCCAGCTACTCGAATTGCTGGGCATCGGTGCTGGCAGCAGCGCCGCTGCCATGTTGTTGCCGCAGCTTGAGGTCCGCAGCAGCAGCACGGCGGCAGGAAATGCTGCCCTGCCCTTTGTGCCCGTGCGTGCGCCTCTGCCCTTGCCTGCTGACGGTCTGAGCGCGGCAGAGCAACGGCGCATCCATCGGACATTCAACGTCGACGACAAACTGCTGGTTCCCGAGGGTTACCGAGCCGAGCTGCTCGCTGTCTGGGGCGATCCTCTCGCCACGGGTCGCTTTGGCTTCAACAACGACTACCTCGCGTTCCAGCCCCTGCCTAGTGGCAGGGCCTTGTTGAGCATCAACTTCGAATACATCAGTCCGCAAACCTGGTCGGCAGGTTTTTCAGAAGCCGTGGGCACCCCCCTGCCACTGGAGCCTTTGCAGCAGGCCCTGGCCAGCCGCGGCGGCAGCATTGACGTGGCCAGCCTGGCTACAAGCGACCCACTGCGGCCGCTGATCGAGGCCGTGGCCCGCGCCGCCATGGCCGATCTCGGCATCGGCGTGCTCGAGCTTGAGCAGGGGAGCTCAGGCTGGCGCCGCCTCGGCGGCAGTCGCTATGAGCGGCGCATCGATGGGCTCAGCGGGCTCAGCCAGCAGGAGCAGTCACTGCGCTGCAGCGGTCCGGCGGCGGCGGTGTTTCGCCACAGCCAGCCGCTTGGCTACCGCGATGGCCTAGGCGAACGGATCATCGGCACTTTTGCCAATTGCGCTGGCGGCACCACCCCCTGGGGCACCGTGCTGAGCGCTGAGGAAAACTTTCAGTCGCAGGTGCCCGAGGCCGTCTATGCCGATGGCTCGGCGGTTTTCCCAGAAGCGCGGCCGTTCCGCTGGGATGGTGCACGCCTCGACGGGCTCGGTAATCCCTTTGGGCTAGCCGGCAACAAGTACGGCTGGATGGTGGAATTTGACCCCCGCGAGCCAAGTAAACCCGCGGTGAAGCACAGCCTGCTGGGCCGCTTTCGCCATGAAGCCGTTGCCGTTGTGACCCGGCCTGGTGAGCCGCTGGTGCTGTACTCCGGCTGCGATCGCCATGGCGGCCATTTTTACCGCTTTGTCAGTGAGGGGCTCGTGCAAGACCCGCTCGATCGCACCAATTCGCGGCTGTTTGCAGCGGGGCGCCTGGAGGTGGCCCGTTTCAACGCGGAAGGCAGCGGCACCTGGATCGCCCTGGAGGCCGCCACAGCGGTGCAGCCGCAATCCCCCAGTCATTACGAGCGTTTTGGCTGGCAGCAACCAACCGTGTTGCCCCACAGCGACCGCCAGCGCAGCGGCAGCGAAGCGCTTAACAGCGATGCCGAACTCCAGTCCTACCGCAGCCGCTACAAAAACCTTGGCGATCTTTACCCGTTGAGCGGCGATGACGTGCAGGCGCAACTGCGGCAGCAGGGGGCGATCCTGATCGATGCCCATCTGGCCGCCAACGCCGCTGGCGCCACCGCCTGCCCCAGGCCAGAAGACACTGATATCGACCCGATCAACGGCGACCTGCTGATCGCTTTCACGGCGGCGGGCCGTGATGACGGCGGCTGCAGTGATCCGGCGGTCTTCCGCGGCCCCAAAGGCGAATCCCTCTGGCCCCACGGTTGGGTGATGCGGCTGAGCGATGGCGGCGCTAGCCGAGGGGCCAGCTTCCGCTGGCGGATGGTGGCTGCTGGCGGCCTGCCCTGGGAGGGGGGGCTTGGTTTTAGCCATCCCGACAACCTCGCCTTCGACCCATCCGGCAACCTCTGGCTGGTGACCGATCGCTCTGGGGGTGCCGACCTCGATGTGTTCGGCAACAACAGCTGCTGGCTGCTGCCGCGCGCAGGCGCGATGGCGGGCCAGGCCCTCTGCTTTGCGATCGGTCCGGTTGGGTGTGAGCTGTGCGGGCCCTGCTTCGATAGCGAGGCCCGCACGCTGTTTCTGGCGGTCCAGCACCCTGGTGAAGGCCAGGGTGTGCGCCAAGGCAAGGAGGTGGAAGCCCAAGCCCACAGCCTGGTCGATCGAAACGGTCAACGCTTCGAACAGCTGCGCTGGGTGCCGCTCGGCTCTAACTGGCCGTCTGGGGTACCCGCCAGGCCGCCCAGGCCCGGGGTCGTAGCGATCCGTCGACTTGACAGCAGGGCCTTGCTGAGCTGA
- a CDS encoding EamA family transporter translates to MQNWQLWAVAAALSAAVTALLVKVGVQGVDAGMATLFRTLAVAIVLALVLLGSGRLDWQELSQLPALSLGALALSGLTTGVSWFCYSRALQLGPVAGVAALDKLSVVLIALLALLLLGEQLDLKAWLGVVLMAIGAALVAWV, encoded by the coding sequence GTGCAGAACTGGCAGCTGTGGGCCGTAGCGGCCGCGCTCTCCGCAGCCGTCACCGCTCTATTGGTCAAAGTGGGCGTGCAGGGGGTGGATGCGGGGATGGCCACCCTGTTCCGCACCCTGGCCGTGGCGATTGTGCTGGCTCTTGTGCTGCTGGGAAGTGGCCGGCTCGATTGGCAGGAGCTGAGCCAGCTGCCCGCTCTCAGCCTGGGCGCTCTCGCCCTCTCCGGTCTGACGACAGGGGTGTCGTGGTTCTGCTACAGCCGAGCGCTGCAGCTGGGGCCCGTGGCTGGGGTGGCGGCGCTCGACAAGCTCAGTGTTGTGCTGATTGCCCTGCTGGCTCTGCTGCTGCTAGGTGAGCAGCTCGATCTCAAGGCCTGGCTCGGGGTGGTGCTGATGGCTATAGGCGCTGCCTTGGTGGCCTGGGTCTAG
- a CDS encoding Nif11-like leader peptide family natural product precursor, which translates to MSWSDLERLVADAETNPALQQVLRQCHSHQELLHTVRKLGYRLTRADLQNAWLEHHNAAEEQEATLVV; encoded by the coding sequence ATGAGCTGGTCTGATCTGGAGCGGTTGGTGGCCGATGCAGAAACCAACCCGGCGCTCCAGCAGGTCCTGCGCCAGTGCCATAGCCACCAGGAGCTGCTGCACACCGTCCGAAAACTGGGCTACCGGCTCACCAGAGCTGACCTGCAAAACGCCTGGCTGGAGCACCACAACGCAGCGGAAGAGCAAGAAGCCACTTTGGTGGTCTAG
- a CDS encoding proline iminopeptidase-family hydrolase, with protein MAEWTRQVVGVAGHQVMTFSAGTAPRTLLLVHGGPGCPSRYLRDSHEALLQSGLRLITWDQLGCGESDRPQDPALWRLERFVEEMAAVLDALNLDCVDILGQSWGGVLALEFSLRFPDRVRSLIAADTAFDLPRMERGFEQKKQALGSETVAMMARHEAGGSTDHPEYQAAVTLLMHRHVCRRHPWPESLHWCLQNLGVEVFSSMFGPYFFQCSGSLRHWDRMDDLESVTMPVLLVHGEHDYIVSDLAAMARDRLPNAALALFAGCSHMPFFEDPELYLHTVNQFILDTGEHA; from the coding sequence ATGGCTGAATGGACGCGCCAAGTCGTTGGCGTGGCCGGCCACCAGGTGATGACTTTCTCAGCCGGCACGGCCCCCCGCACCCTGCTGCTGGTGCATGGGGGGCCGGGCTGCCCGTCGCGCTACCTGCGCGACAGCCATGAAGCCCTGCTGCAGTCAGGACTTCGGCTCATCACCTGGGATCAATTGGGCTGCGGTGAATCCGACCGGCCCCAGGATCCTGCCCTGTGGCGTCTCGAGCGCTTCGTAGAGGAGATGGCCGCGGTGCTGGATGCCCTAAATCTGGACTGCGTCGACATCCTGGGACAGTCGTGGGGTGGGGTGCTGGCACTGGAGTTCAGCCTGCGTTTCCCCGATCGCGTGCGCTCCCTGATCGCTGCCGACACGGCGTTTGACCTGCCTCGCATGGAGCGGGGCTTCGAGCAGAAGAAACAGGCCCTCGGCAGCGAGACCGTGGCGATGATGGCCCGCCATGAAGCCGGGGGCAGCACCGACCATCCGGAATACCAGGCCGCGGTGACCCTGTTGATGCATCGCCATGTCTGCCGACGCCACCCCTGGCCCGAGTCGCTGCACTGGTGCCTGCAGAACCTGGGGGTGGAGGTGTTTTCCAGCATGTTTGGCCCCTATTTCTTTCAGTGCAGCGGCTCACTGCGCCACTGGGACCGAATGGACGATCTGGAGTCGGTAACTATGCCGGTGCTGCTGGTGCACGGAGAGCACGATTACATCGTGTCCGACCTAGCCGCCATGGCCCGCGACCGCCTGCCCAACGCAGCCTTGGCCCTCTTTGCGGGTTGCTCCCACATGCCGTTCTTTGAGGACCCCGAGCTGTATCTCCACACCGTGAATCAGTTCATTCTGGACACAGGCGAACATGCCTGA
- a CDS encoding DUF2811 domain-containing protein, with amino-acid sequence MSQIPDHLPVHVSVVNEFPEDLYQAMREFISSHPNWDQYRLLQAALAGFLFQHGCKDRAVSRLYLDGLFQRDPATAARPISHN; translated from the coding sequence ATGAGCCAAATTCCCGACCATCTGCCGGTCCACGTGAGCGTCGTCAATGAGTTCCCGGAGGACCTGTACCAGGCGATGCGGGAATTCATCAGCAGCCATCCCAACTGGGACCAGTACCGCCTGCTGCAAGCAGCGCTTGCGGGCTTCCTGTTCCAGCACGGCTGCAAGGACCGGGCCGTGAGCCGGCTTTACCTCGACGGTTTGTTCCAGCGCGATCCGGCTACTGCGGCGCGGCCGATCTCCCACAACTGA
- a CDS encoding Gfo/Idh/MocA family protein has product MAPTPSALPLRVGLAGVGRFGQLHAGVLADLPGVELAALADPDPDCLARVADRHGVTARYGDALELIADDSLDAVVLATPDEQHGSQARAALAQGHHLFVEKPLAPSWQDARELQQLAVVAGVTLQTGLILRYEPSHRLLQHQIAAGSFGDLVSIRARRNCSRSSFAAIADRIHTVHRTLIHDIDLMLWLTGSRVTSVMAMEVRQGDHLAPQGCFALLRLANGAVAQLESSWTVPAQAPANVLTDHWQGCIDAELAVVGSQRTARLQGLQTPLQVWGDQGQQHPDLTLWSETGGRVCGALRDQLADFTTCLRRGEPSAVADLSDAVEALRIAEALITAGQLGEVVRLDSGAL; this is encoded by the coding sequence ATGGCCCCTACCCCGTCTGCCCTGCCCTTGCGGGTTGGCCTCGCCGGTGTGGGGCGCTTTGGCCAGCTGCATGCCGGCGTGCTGGCCGATCTGCCGGGGGTGGAGTTGGCGGCATTGGCCGATCCCGATCCGGACTGCCTGGCCCGGGTGGCCGACCGCCACGGGGTGACGGCACGGTATGGCGATGCCCTGGAGCTGATCGCCGACGACAGCCTGGATGCCGTGGTGCTGGCGACCCCGGATGAACAGCATGGCTCCCAGGCAAGGGCGGCGCTGGCGCAGGGTCACCATCTGTTCGTGGAGAAACCGCTGGCTCCCAGCTGGCAGGACGCCCGGGAGCTGCAGCAGCTGGCGGTTGTGGCCGGTGTGACCCTTCAGACTGGCCTGATCCTGCGTTACGAGCCTTCCCACCGCTTGCTGCAGCACCAGATCGCCGCGGGCAGCTTCGGCGATCTGGTGTCGATCCGGGCCCGGCGCAACTGCAGTCGCTCCTCCTTTGCCGCCATCGCCGATCGCATCCACACGGTGCATCGCACCCTGATCCACGACATCGACCTGATGCTCTGGCTCACAGGGAGCCGGGTCACGTCCGTGATGGCGATGGAGGTGCGCCAAGGGGATCACCTGGCGCCCCAGGGTTGCTTTGCCCTGCTGCGGCTGGCCAATGGTGCTGTAGCCCAGCTGGAGAGCAGTTGGACCGTGCCCGCCCAGGCCCCCGCCAACGTGCTCACCGACCACTGGCAGGGCTGCATCGATGCCGAGTTGGCGGTGGTGGGCAGCCAGCGCACTGCCCGGCTGCAGGGGCTGCAGACCCCGCTGCAGGTCTGGGGCGACCAGGGCCAGCAGCATCCGGACCTCACGCTGTGGTCCGAAACCGGTGGACGGGTGTGCGGGGCACTGCGGGACCAGCTCGCCGATTTCACCACCTGCCTGCGGCGTGGTGAGCCTTCGGCGGTGGCCGACCTGAGCGACGCCGTGGAGGCCCTGCGGATCGCCGAGGCGCTGATCACGGCCGGCCAGCTTGGGGAGGTGGTGCGGCTGGATTCCGGCGCTCTCTAA
- a CDS encoding IS5 family transposase, with product MAKKQTKREKFLSEKEAVLPWQALIELIEPYYPKTSKKSGHPPYPLITMLRIHLLQQWYSLSDPAMEEALIEVPTMRRFAGIDLISDRIPDETTILSFRHLLEKHELGEQIFEIVKTHLSARCMTMRQGTIADATLIAAPSSTKDKEGKRDPEMHQTKKGNQWYYGMKIHIGVDKDSGLIHSVATTAENVHDLTPVAELLHGEEEVVYGDAGYNGIAKRGDIAGNSAEFRVAMRAGKRRSLPNNPDGKLQDLIETAKSHVRAKVEHPFRVIKQQFGFQKTRLLGMAKNRSKVNVIAALTNLFLARRLLLLAT from the coding sequence ATCGCTAAAAAACAGACCAAAAGGGAGAAGTTTTTATCTGAGAAGGAGGCGGTGCTGCCCTGGCAAGCACTGATCGAATTGATCGAGCCCTACTACCCCAAGACCAGCAAGAAGAGTGGCCATCCGCCATATCCGCTGATAACGATGCTGCGCATCCACTTACTGCAGCAGTGGTACTCGCTCAGCGACCCAGCTATGGAAGAGGCCCTGATTGAGGTGCCCACCATGCGTCGCTTTGCCGGCATCGATTTGATCAGTGACCGGATTCCGGATGAGACGACGATCCTGTCCTTCCGCCACCTGCTTGAGAAGCACGAGCTGGGCGAGCAGATTTTTGAAATCGTCAAAACCCACCTCAGTGCTCGGTGCATGACGATGCGACAAGGGACGATCGCCGATGCCACCTTGATCGCCGCCCCCAGCTCCACCAAGGACAAAGAGGGGAAGCGAGATCCCGAGATGCACCAGACCAAGAAGGGCAATCAGTGGTACTACGGAATGAAAATCCATATCGGCGTCGATAAGGACTCCGGACTGATTCATTCAGTGGCCACCACGGCCGAGAACGTGCATGACCTCACCCCAGTCGCCGAGCTGTTGCATGGTGAGGAAGAGGTGGTTTACGGCGACGCCGGCTACAACGGCATCGCCAAGAGGGGCGATATAGCGGGCAATTCAGCAGAATTCCGAGTAGCGATGCGTGCCGGAAAACGGCGATCCTTGCCGAACAACCCAGATGGAAAGCTGCAGGATCTGATCGAGACGGCCAAGTCACACGTACGAGCCAAGGTCGAGCATCCGTTCCGGGTTATCAAACAACAGTTCGGCTTCCAGAAAACCCGGCTGCTTGGCATGGCCAAGAACCGCAGCAAGGTCAACGTGATCGCTGCGCTCACAAACCTATTCTTAGCGCGCCGCCTGTTGCTCTTGGCGACATGA
- a CDS encoding acetaldehyde dehydrogenase (acetylating), whose amino-acid sequence MKRVAILGSGLLGCDLLVKCQKTEEVELVAFAGRDSFSKGLAFAKSRGVYTTDRSIEGIVETNIKPDIIVDCTTASCHHSHDTTCRANNIKIIDMTPAKIGTICCPAINLQQCLASNNINMISCGGQAALPLCFAIKSANPAVDYIEVVSTVASESVGPGTRKNLSEYIASTQKAIEMMLAISKAKVIVNISPATPPVIMRTTIVIGSDSIANEVATIAMIEEMIERTSSYVPGYKSSIGLKKIGSRAICQVIVSGSGDYLPNYAGNLDIINCAALELIKSL is encoded by the coding sequence ATGAAGCGAGTAGCAATACTGGGATCTGGGCTTCTTGGCTGTGATCTTCTGGTCAAATGTCAGAAAACTGAAGAAGTTGAACTCGTAGCATTTGCGGGGCGAGACTCATTTTCAAAAGGCTTAGCATTTGCCAAAAGCAGAGGGGTTTATACCACTGACCGAAGTATAGAGGGGATAGTCGAAACAAACATCAAACCAGACATAATTGTAGATTGCACGACTGCATCATGCCACCACTCTCATGACACAACATGCCGGGCAAATAACATAAAGATTATTGACATGACTCCGGCAAAAATAGGCACGATCTGCTGCCCTGCAATTAATCTTCAGCAATGCCTAGCCTCAAACAATATAAACATGATTTCATGCGGGGGACAGGCCGCACTCCCATTATGCTTTGCGATCAAGAGTGCGAACCCAGCAGTTGATTATATCGAGGTTGTTTCAACTGTAGCCTCTGAGTCGGTAGGGCCTGGAACTCGGAAGAACCTTTCGGAATATATTGCCTCCACTCAAAAAGCGATTGAGATGATGCTTGCCATCAGCAAGGCAAAAGTTATCGTCAACATCTCACCTGCTACGCCTCCGGTGATAATGAGAACAACGATCGTGATTGGCTCAGACAGCATTGCCAACGAAGTAGCAACAATCGCCATGATTGAAGAGATGATAGAAAGAACCAGTAGCTACGTGCCCGGATATAAATCTTCTATAGGACTTAAGAAGATCGGTTCCAGGGCAATATGCCAGGTAATTGTTTCAGGATCTGGCGACTACCTCCCGAACTATGCAGGCAATCTTGATATCATTAACTGTGCCGCCCTAGAGCTCATCAAAAGCCTATGA
- a CDS encoding high light inducible protein, with the protein MTKSASRFGFVAFAETWNGRLAILGFVIGLGAELLTGQGILSQIGLG; encoded by the coding sequence ATTACTAAATCCGCTTCTCGCTTTGGTTTTGTCGCTTTTGCTGAAACCTGGAATGGCCGTCTGGCAATTCTTGGTTTTGTGATCGGTCTTGGCGCCGAGCTGCTCACTGGTCAAGGCATCCTTTCCCAAATTGGTCTGGGTTGA
- a CDS encoding esterase-like activity of phytase family protein: MDAPTTIPLPCPLSAGWEVVEQRLIESSQGGGFSAGAYRPEVDELWLLSDAPRGSISRWRGFRTGRLKGLVPLPPLPLKQPQPMDGEGLVVEANHFWVAVEGRQQPAQPAALLRYDMASGSLLSSRELPPDWRLQPSRGLRSNGGPESLSRSPADGALLMAAEKPLLQDPPDRVRLLRWAPDASGVLQPVELRPLALPPGGWGLTDLLATKQGLLGLWRRFTAPDQWQARLVLYPASALTINATSNPDASPVAPLMSWNLMQLGLAPDNWEVLLAAPPLGDGGPSLVLASDDNFNPLQRSHLARLVPRQLPGCSAPPQQ, translated from the coding sequence ATGGACGCACCCACCACCATCCCCCTGCCTTGTCCACTCTCAGCCGGCTGGGAGGTGGTCGAGCAGCGGCTGATCGAATCGAGCCAGGGGGGCGGCTTCTCGGCCGGGGCCTACCGCCCAGAAGTTGATGAGTTGTGGCTGCTTAGTGATGCTCCCCGCGGCAGCATCAGCCGCTGGCGTGGCTTCCGAACCGGCAGACTGAAGGGTCTGGTGCCACTGCCACCGCTACCGCTAAAGCAGCCGCAGCCCATGGATGGCGAAGGGCTGGTGGTTGAGGCCAATCACTTTTGGGTAGCCGTTGAAGGTCGGCAACAACCTGCGCAACCTGCAGCGCTGCTCCGCTACGACATGGCTTCAGGTTCGCTTTTGAGTAGCCGGGAGCTGCCGCCAGATTGGCGCCTCCAACCCAGTCGTGGACTGCGTAGCAATGGGGGCCCGGAGTCCCTGAGCCGTTCACCAGCAGATGGGGCCTTGTTGATGGCGGCGGAAAAGCCACTGCTGCAAGATCCCCCCGATCGGGTACGGCTGCTGCGCTGGGCGCCCGATGCCAGCGGCGTCTTGCAACCTGTAGAGCTGCGCCCCCTCGCCCTGCCACCTGGAGGCTGGGGGCTCACCGATCTGCTTGCCACCAAGCAGGGACTCCTCGGTTTATGGCGTCGGTTTACGGCACCCGATCAGTGGCAGGCGCGACTGGTGCTGTATCCCGCCAGCGCCTTAACAATCAACGCAACCAGCAACCCCGACGCTTCCCCCGTGGCGCCACTGATGAGCTGGAATCTGATGCAGCTCGGTCTTGCTCCCGATAACTGGGAAGTGCTGCTGGCAGCTCCGCCCCTAGGTGATGGCGGGCCAAGCTTGGTGCTGGCGAGCGACGACAACTTCAATCCCCTGCAACGCTCACACCTTGCCCGGCTGGTGCCGCGCCAGCTGCCGGGCTGCTCAGCACCACCCCAGCAATGA
- a CDS encoding VOC family protein — MTLDHLSFGTHNITATRAFYEGQLGFPVLIHERMLMEKGGTVEHIFFDCGGDCALAFMEWQAVPGVPSDYDSGINHGLGVPTGTFHFAFRCHSLEALEARRNKLISAGVVMGELLDLDPYRSFFFDDPVNGLRLEYTTRVRNPSAADRDPEQRQFPASLALFENSSRPGP, encoded by the coding sequence ATGACGCTTGACCACCTAAGTTTCGGTACCCACAACATCACCGCCACCCGTGCGTTCTACGAGGGGCAACTGGGGTTTCCGGTGCTGATCCACGAGCGGATGCTCATGGAGAAGGGCGGGACGGTTGAACACATTTTCTTTGACTGCGGAGGCGACTGCGCCCTGGCCTTCATGGAGTGGCAGGCCGTACCAGGGGTGCCGAGCGATTACGACAGCGGCATCAACCACGGCCTGGGCGTGCCCACCGGCACCTTTCACTTCGCCTTCCGCTGTCACTCGCTTGAGGCCCTTGAAGCAAGGCGGAACAAACTGATCTCCGCCGGCGTGGTGATGGGGGAGCTGCTCGATCTGGATCCTTACCGCTCCTTTTTCTTCGACGATCCGGTCAACGGCCTGCGGCTGGAATACACAACGCGAGTACGCAATCCCTCGGCCGCAGACCGCGACCCCGAGCAACGGCAGTTTCCGGCCAGCCTGGCCTTGTTCGAAAATTCTTCACGGCCTGGGCCTTGA
- a CDS encoding RimK family alpha-L-glutamate ligase, whose protein sequence is MEPWPRHKKSEFVDGAGMNLWVLQKRPTGMVEPYELTRLREEARALDIRFETVAPEEIDLIVSRGGRRSIRRCGSEVQLPDVLLPRTGSGTDYFSLAILRQLEHLGVAVVNPSSAIEAVKDKLYAHQILAQSNLPIPRTMLVRFPVDTKLVAQQIGFPCVIKLLVGSYGDGVVLSRDPASFRDLMELVSGLDRSQSLILQQYIGTRPGKDLRVWVIGGHVIGAMLRSSTDGSFKANISRGGDGQAFPLNPELERLARDSAAALNLDIAGVDLLFDGDGYSICEVNSAPGFQGFETATGLNVARLVLEHCRSKVRILPPVLEQGLALAPRHQPPGPELQAPKAHANAPQWSSGNLASGSGSREVDPISVLSR, encoded by the coding sequence TTGGAGCCATGGCCTCGCCACAAGAAAAGTGAGTTTGTGGATGGGGCTGGCATGAATCTCTGGGTGCTTCAAAAGCGACCGACCGGAATGGTCGAGCCCTATGAGCTGACGCGGTTGCGGGAGGAGGCGCGCGCTCTTGACATCCGCTTTGAGACCGTCGCACCAGAAGAAATCGATTTAATCGTTAGCCGGGGTGGCCGGCGATCCATTCGGCGCTGCGGTTCTGAGGTTCAACTCCCCGATGTCTTGCTGCCCCGTACTGGTAGTGGCACGGATTACTTCTCATTGGCGATCCTGCGCCAGCTAGAGCACCTGGGTGTGGCTGTGGTCAATCCCAGCAGCGCCATCGAGGCAGTTAAGGACAAGCTCTATGCGCACCAGATTCTGGCCCAGAGCAATTTGCCGATCCCACGCACCATGCTGGTGCGCTTTCCAGTCGATACCAAGCTGGTCGCCCAACAGATTGGGTTCCCCTGTGTCATCAAGCTGCTGGTTGGCTCCTATGGCGACGGTGTTGTGCTCAGCCGTGACCCAGCCAGTTTCCGTGACCTGATGGAGCTGGTCTCCGGGCTAGATCGCTCCCAGAGCCTGATCCTGCAGCAATACATCGGGACAAGACCCGGAAAGGACCTGCGGGTATGGGTAATTGGCGGCCATGTCATTGGTGCCATGTTGCGCAGCAGCACCGATGGCAGTTTCAAGGCAAACATCAGTAGGGGTGGTGATGGGCAGGCATTTCCGCTTAACCCAGAGCTGGAGCGACTAGCGCGCGATTCAGCCGCCGCCTTGAACCTCGACATAGCTGGTGTCGACCTGCTGTTTGATGGCGATGGTTACAGCATCTGCGAGGTCAATAGCGCCCCAGGCTTTCAGGGCTTTGAGACAGCCACGGGCCTTAACGTGGCTCGCCTAGTGCTTGAGCACTGCAGATCAAAAGTGCGGATATTGCCGCCAGTGCTTGAGCAAGGTCTGGCGCTGGCCCCGCGGCACCAACCTCCAGGCCCCGAACTCCAAGCCCCTAAGGCACACGCCAATGCGCCGCAATGGTCCTCAGGGAACCTGGCATCAGGCTCCGGTTCACGCGAGGTTGATCCCATCTCTGTTTTGAGTAGATGA
- a CDS encoding sulfite exporter TauE/SafE family protein, with protein sequence MTHILQLISAGIVLGFLNTVSSGGSVISLPLLLALGYPAVVANATNRVPVSVGLLIAIWQFQRAGSIPWRSCTRLLPLILIGTFIGTQLSVLIPMSALASAITFAVVMALALLLLNPRRWLDDHSVDSNVLTLSPQLIIILFLVSVWNGFIVLDAGTYLLLSLTLLGGLGLAQANAMKVVLMGASGLFSLLIFSGYSAVNWNASVPLVIGSILGSTIGSKLALGPGAKKWIYWSLVAGISTNLLLKLLNYLPRLASLS encoded by the coding sequence GTGACGCACATACTTCAGCTCATTTCTGCTGGTATTGTACTTGGCTTCCTGAATACAGTGAGCTCGGGCGGCTCCGTCATCAGTCTCCCCCTTTTGCTTGCCCTGGGTTATCCAGCTGTTGTGGCTAATGCTACAAATCGCGTACCCGTTTCCGTCGGCTTGCTTATTGCAATCTGGCAGTTTCAAAGGGCGGGATCGATTCCATGGAGAAGTTGCACTCGGTTATTGCCGCTTATTCTGATAGGAACATTTATTGGGACACAGCTTTCAGTTCTTATCCCAATGTCAGCACTTGCCTCAGCCATTACGTTTGCGGTGGTGATGGCTTTAGCGCTGCTACTACTCAATCCTCGTCGCTGGCTGGACGATCATTCCGTTGACTCCAATGTACTTACTCTTAGTCCGCAGCTGATCATCATTCTCTTTTTGGTCAGTGTATGGAATGGCTTTATTGTGCTAGATGCGGGTACCTACCTCCTCCTATCCCTAACCTTATTGGGAGGACTGGGACTTGCCCAGGCTAATGCTATGAAGGTTGTGCTAATGGGTGCATCTGGACTGTTTTCATTGTTAATTTTTAGTGGTTATAGCGCAGTGAACTGGAATGCATCTGTGCCGCTGGTCATTGGCAGCATCCTCGGTTCGACAATAGGCAGCAAGCTCGCACTAGGGCCCGGAGCCAAGAAGTGGATTTACTGGTCTTTGGTAGCAGGTATCTCAACCAACTTGTTACTCAAGTTATTGAACTACTTGCCAAGGCTGGCATCCCTATCATAG